GGCAGCATAATGGAGCACAGGTGCTTAATCCCCACATTGATCTAAATCTTAGCCTCGTCTTGGACGAACTTCAAACTGTAGTATGGCGGTGTAGATTTCTTCCGGAAGACACAGCGATTCCTCTGGTTTCGTACACCCAGCTCACAAGCATCGTGATTGAAGCCATTGCCTTCCGGTTCGCCGTGTTGGGACCCGACATGGCATTCAATAGACACGGACCGACCCGTGGCTCGCCGACCTAGAGAGGTCCAAATGTTCAATCCATAAAAAAAACTACAGGTGTCCGCCGTCAACCTGAGCTAGTCCTTGATCGTTCTCCAAACTCTGAGTGCAACAACACTTGAAAAACAAGTGGGGCGCAAATGTCACCAGCTCTCCTGCACAGGGTGCACAACCGACGATTCTCCCAACATCTCTTCTCTAAGCCGTTGAGTACTCTTGGTTTGCCAACCAACTCAAGTGATGTCATCCTCGATCTCCCCGCGAAGCTTGACATGTCTCGAAAGGGTCGAGAGGTCAACATATTGACAAATATGCTCCATGGTAAAGGCATCACATGTGTCAATCTTCCCAATCCATGCATCATCTCAAAGAGCCTCCCTGACATCTTCCGTTTCAATGGTCCATGTGTGTAACTTTTTTTGGACACATACATTTACCTTTCGGTTTTGTTATTCCTAATGCAACATATTTTCTTCAATTCAATCGACTTGAATACTATGCAACCCCGAGCCTCAGATGCGGAGGTCGTGGCATCACCCAGGAAGGCGAGACATGGGATTTACGTGTGCGGGTGTCGGAATGGTCATAACGCTTGAGAAGGGGATGGAGACTTAGAGGGATGGTCGGGACAGTGGCACCTCAACGAAACAAGTGGTTTGGACAAGAAGGGCAGCCAATGGTGACAAACATGTTGATGGGGGCGAAGGAGAAAGAAGACGGAAGAGAGCGACATGACGAAGAAGAAGACATGCAGGAGAATATAACCTCACTTTTTTCGAGACAAGTAGACCTCACTGTTTTTAGGGATTTTTTATTACTCAAAGATAAGATATATAGGGATGATGGAAGAATCACGAGACTCTAAAGCCAAACATGTCTACCCTGAGCTAATAATATCACAAACTTAGCTTTCATAGTTCGAGCTCCCACTCTCGTGAACATATTACAAAGATCAAAATTAGCTATAGGAGCTCTAATTTCTTAGATGATCATCTCATGTGGTCCTCCTGATTTTTCATTGATCTATATACCACCTCATGAGTTTAAAGGGATATAGTACACGAGAGCTCCTAATTGGCGCTTCAGGTGCCAAAAAGTCGCTATGGCGCTCACGGCCCAGTAGTGTGCTCGAACGATGACTCCAGCTGATTTCGTACGTCTGAATGCTCATTTCTTTTCTGGGCTTTTAGCAGCTGTTGTTTACGGTTGGAAAAAGCTGGAATATGATTTTCTATATTAAAGCAATCATACATTCAGAAAATTTAACATGAATTAGCAAAAAGTGAACTTAAAACAGACTTTAAAATCGTTACGAACcagaaaaaatgttcatgaatttgaaaaaatgtttgcATATTTGTAGAATGGTCATAAGTTTGATGAAATATTAATGAATTCACAAAATGTTTGTAAATTTTTAAAAACTTcccaaaaattaaaaaaaatcacaaatttgaaagaaTTTCGTGGATTTATAATTTTTTTATGAATTCTAAAAAGTGTTTGCCCATTTGAAAGCAATTACGGATTTGAAAAATCATTCATTAATTTGGAAAAAAATCACggttttgaaaaaatgttcatggatttTAAAAGTAGTTCACatattaaaaatgttcatgaagtCGAAAAACTTTCAGGAATTTAAATATAAGTTCATGATTTTTACAAagtttagaaaaatgttcatggattAGAATTTTAGAAATAATCAAGAAATTGGGAAATTTGTGAGTGTGAAAATTGATTCCCATTTTCTAAAACAGGAATTTAAAAAATTTAAAATATTTTTACTTAAAAACTATttagaaaaaggaaagaaaataaAGAAGAAAATATATGCCAGAAAATGCCGAGAAAAGACCAGCTAAAAAAAGGACCGGAAGCTTCTCAAAACAAGGCAGGAAGCTTTGATAAAACCGGTAGCAAAAGCAAAGTAGTACGCTTAGAAGGGTCGGGTGTTTGAACATACGCTCGAGTCTGGTGTGTGATATATACCGTTAAGGAACAAATGAGAGCAACTAACTGGAGGTCGCCCCTTGTGAGGACCTCCAAGGGTCATTTTTAATTGTCCGGAGCATGTCAAGTGGTGCGTTCAGCCGATGGCACACGTCATGTGATGGGTGCTTCCTTtggattttatttatttatttgtatGCATTTTCAAGTTTTAGATgagttttttttggttttttggcCTTTTGGTCATCGCCCGGTTTTCTCTAGGTTTTGGAGGAAAAAATGCCCGAAATCTTCTAAGCCAAAAAATAATTGTGCTTCCACGAAAAGCACAAATTAACTTCTAATGGAGGCATATATTTGCTTCTGCGAAAAACACAATTGTTTAGGGTTTAGGGGAAAAAGAACTATGCTCCATGAGAAGCATATATTTACTTCTCGTTGAGGCACTGATTTGCCTTCGCGAGAAGCACAACTGTGCTCtgcagaaagaaaaaaaaaaccatGCCTCCACGAGAAACACATATTTGTTTCTTGTGAAGGCACATATTTGCTTCTACGAGGAAAATCTTCTCTGAAAAAAATATGCTTCCATAAGAAGCACACATTTGCTTCTCGTGGAAGCACATGTTTGCTTCCATAAGAAGCATAAAAATATGGATTTCCACGAGAATCACAAATTTGCTGTCATGGAGGCGCGAATTTGCTTTCGCAAGAAGCACAATTTTATCATTTTTATTGTTTTTCTGGTTTTTTGTTTCCGGTTTTTCTTTTGTTCATGAAAAAAAGTTTTTGGAAACCTACTAGGATCTTGTTTCACAGATCTACGCTTGTGAACAGACATATTTTACTGGGAAAGCCCAAAGGGTCTGtttaggacacatctagatgtgacatagttatgttaCATTTAATctgatgtccactctgtttgtgaTCTTTTTTTTTTGTCGTagtcttttttattttttgttgctgcattatatatttgtgggagcttagatgtgacatccttAAAAAATATTTAGATATTAATTGGACAAATTGAAGCCGAAAATAAGGCCAGCATGAACGGGCTCTCGagttttgtccaaagaaaaaaaaaactccAGAGGCCCTTTACCGTATTGCCGTGAGTGCAAGACATTGCCAAAACGGGAGCAGAAGCAAACAAACAATGTCGCCTTCTCCATTCGCGCCCGCGCTCTCATGGTCCTCCCTAAAACACGCCATGGTCATCGAGCTGCCGCTTGTCCATTGCCACTGCCCCTCGTCCTTCCCACGCGCACGCCCATGCATGCGCATCTGGCCAATCCTATCCCCGAATTGGAAAAGTAAAATGCAGTAAAAACGACGATTAATCCACAGCGTTGCATGACATGCGCACCACCTCCATGGGCACCTCGGTCGCCGTCACCGTCGCCTTCGCGGTCGTCCTCTTCCTTGCGCGGGCAACCCATGCCGAGATCAGGACAACGCTCATCGTGTCGGACGCGCGGCCCCTGATCCTCTTCGAGCAGTTTGGCTTCGCGCGAGGCGGCAAGGCCGCCCTCTCCATCCGCCGCTCGGCATGGAACCTCCGGCCGGGGTCACGCCTCGCCGGAGTCGACCCCACCCTCATGGGATTCGTCCTCATCTCGGGAACGCAGTTCCCGAAGATCAACAACGCGTCCCAGTACGCCGCCGCCGACCCAGGAGGCGGCAGCTTCTGCGTACTCACGAGCGGGTTCGCCGTCCCGATGATCCGGCTCAGCGACGTGCCGCCTGGAGGCGCCACCAGCATCCTGAGCATCGACGACCCCGACGAGTACGCGGTGGTGTTCAACAACTGCCAGGAGGGCGCGGAGGTGACCATGGACGTGCGCACCGAGATGTACAACGTGCGGGGCGGCGTCCCCGACGGGCTGAGGGACTACCTCCCCGTGGGGCTCCAGCCGCTGCCCAACATCTACACCGTGGTGTCGGTGGTGTACTTCGTGTTCCTGGCGGTGTGGGTGTGGACGTGCCTGCGGAAgcgcgcggcggcggagcggaTCCACGTGGTGATGGGCGCGCTGCTGCTGTTCAAGGCGCTCAAGATGGCGTGCGCGGCGGAGGACACGTGGTACGTGGAGTCCACGGGCACGCCGCACGGCTGGGACGTCGCCTTCTACGTCTTCGGCTTCTTCAAGGGCGTCCTGCTCTTCACCGTCATCGTGCTCATCGGCACCGGCTGGTCCTTTCTCAAGCCCTACCTCCAGGTCACTGATTGGAATTCAACATGGATCATCTTTTTAAATTCTCAATTACGCAATGCAACATCGGTCATCTTTTAAATCTGATTTGTGGATTGGCAGGAGCGGGAGAAGAACGTGCTGATGATAGTGATCCCGCTGCAAGTGATCGAGAACCTGGTGCTGGTGGTGATCGGGGAGACGGGGCCGACGGGGCGGGACTGGGTGGTGTGGAACCACGTGTTCCTGCTGGTGGACGTCATCTGCTGCTGCGCCGTCTTCTTCCCCATCATCTGGTCCATCCGGGGCCTGCGCGAGGCCTCCAAGACCGACGGCAAGGCGGCGCGCAACCTCCACAAGCTCACCCTCTTCAAGCGCTTCTACATCGTCGTCGTCGGCTACCTCTACTTCACCCGGATCATCGTCTCCGCCTTCCTCGCCGTGCTCAACTACAAGTACCAGTGGGGCGTCAACGTCGCCGTCGAGGCCGCCAGCTTCGCCTTCTATGTCTTCGTCTTCTACAACTTCCACCCGGTGGAGAAGAACCCGTACCTGTACGTcggcgacgacgaggaggagtctGCCGGTGGACAGCTCGAGATGGACGAGCGGGCTTTCTAAGCTTTAGTTCATACTGTAGTACGAAGCATGCACGTTTCCAAGTGTGTATACAGtttttttcgataaagggcgATTTTATTATCTCAAAATGTAGCATCAAAGTGATACAAAGCATTAAGAGTatcacccggcctctgcataactaggaTACACACAGCCAAATACCAGTAGTCTGATAAACAGAAATATAAAAGACCGACAATTCGGCAACAGTAGAGTCCATAGACCGACACTATGCCTATGTCGAAAGAGATGGTGGACCGAGCCGGAGATTATGCTGCCATCCATGTTGGGTAAAAACCTCCGTAGCCACCTGCTCCAACAGCGTACACACCGCCTTGAATAGCGGTTGGTACTCTGCTCGTTGTAGCGTATACCACGTACGAAGCGAGTGCGTACaacggaaaataacctgcaaaggAGAAACAGTTTTGTCATTAAAAACAAcatcatttctacatagccaaagcgaccatAGTAAGGCATATGCTCCCACCCTTATTAGCGTTTTGTATGCATTTGAAATACCGTCTGGCCAATGACCAAAAATATTGGCAACACTTGTGGGCGGATACAAATTTAACGCTATTTGGATGGTTGACCACGTAGAACGCACAAACTTACAGTGAAAAAAGAGGTGTTTAATTGTCTCGTCATGAGTACAAAAACAACACTTCTTACTTCCCGACCTGTTGCGTCGTGCGAGGTTGTCTTTTGTTAGCACAACTCCCCTACGGAGATACCACATGAATATTTTGACTTTAAATGATACCTTCGCTTTCCAATTTTTTTATTACTCACTGGTACCTCAGAATGCGTGAGTGCACGATACATTGAGTCTACTGTGAAAGACCCCGATGTAGTAAGGTTCCAGCGAAACATATCACGACCTTGTGTCAGGATAATCGAATCCAGACGGGACAATAGATTATTCCATGACATAAGTCGGGTGCCAATCAAATCCCGCCTGAACTAAATATTTGGCGGGGATGAGCTGAGCACTTGCACAATAGTATTATTCTTATCGCGTGCAATGTTGTATAAGGCTGGGTATTGTTCTCGGAGGCTAGCATTGCCTAGCCAGATGTCTTCCCAAAAACGAATCTCTGATCCGTCCTTTATCGCGAAAGACCCAAAGCGAAAGAGATGTTTCTTTGCCGCCATTAGGCCGGCCCAAAAGTGTGAGTCTCCAGGTTTCCAATATAcctgatgttggaaatatgccctagaggcaataataaaatggttattattatatttccttgttcatgataattgtctattgttcatgctataattgtgttatccggaaatcataatacatgtgtgaatacataaaccacaacatgtccctagtgagcctctagttgactagctcgttgatcaacagatagtcatggtttcctgactatggacattggatgtcattgataacgggatcacatcattaggagaatgatgtgatggacaagacccaatcctaagcatagcacaaagatcgtgtagttcgtttgctagagcttttccaatgtcaagtatcatttccttagaccatgagatcgtgcaactcccggatgccgtaggagtgctttgggtgtaccaaacgtcacaacgtaactgggtgactataaaggtgcactacgggtatctccgaaagtgtctgttgagttggcacggatcgagactgggatttgtcactccgtatgacggagaggtatctctgggcccactcggtaatgcatcatcataatgagctcaatgtgactaaggagttagccacgggatcatgcattacggtacgagtaaagtgacttgccggtaacgagattgaataaggtattgggataccgacgatcgaatctcgggcaagtaacgtaccgattgacaaagagaattgtatacgggattgattgaatcctcgacatcgtggttcatccgatgagatcatcgtggaacatgtgggagccaacatgggtatccagatcccgctgttggttattgaccggagagtcgtctcggtcatgtctgcatgtctcccgaacccgtagggtctacacacttaaggttcggtgacgctagggttgtagagatattagtatgcggaaacccgaaagttgttaggagtcccggatgagatcccggacgtcacgaggtgttccggaatggtccggagatgaagaattatatataggaagtctagtttcggccaccgggaaagtttcgggggttatcggtattgtaccgggaccaccggaagggtcccgggggtccaccgggtggggcaaCCTATcgcggagggccccatgggctgaagtggggaggggaaccagccactggtgggctggtgcgccccccatgggcctcccctgcgcctagggttggaaaccctgggggtgggggggcgccccacttggcttcgggggcaagccacccccttggccgccgccccccctcagatgggatctccagggggccggtgccccccagggcccctataaatagtggggggagggagggcagccgcaccccagcccctggcgcctccctctccctcccgcttgcgcttggcgaagccctgccgggatccccgctacttccaccaccacgccgtcgtgctgctggatctccatcaacctctccttcccccttgctggatcaagaaggaggagacatcgctgctttgtacgtgtgttgaacgcggaggtgccgtccgttcggcgctcggtcatcggtgatttggatcacgacgagtacgactccatcaaccccgttcacttgaacgcttccgctcgcgatctacaagggtatgtagatgcactcctttcccctcgttgctagtaaactccatagatggatcttggtgatgcgtagaaaattttaaaattgtgcaacgatccccaacagtggtatcagagccaggcctatgcgtagttactatgcacgagtagaacgcaaagcagttgtgggcgtagatgttgtcaatttttcttgccactactagtcttatcttgtttcggaggtattgtgggatgaagcggcccggaccgaccttacacgtacgcttacgtgagacaggttccaccgactcacatgcactagttgcataaggtggctagcgggtgtctgtctctcccactttagtcggaacggattcgatgaaaagggtccttatgaagggtaaatagaaattggcatatcacgttgtggttttacgtaggtaagaaacgttcttgctagaaacctatagaagccacgtaaacacttgcaacaacaattagaggacgtctaacttgtttttgcagcatgtgccttgtgatgtgatatggccaaaaggatgtgatgaatcagatatatgtgatgtatgagattgatcatgttcttgtaataggaatcacgacttgcatgtcgatgagtatgacaaccggcaggagccataggagttgtctttatttttgtatgacctgcgtgtcattgaataacgccatgtaaattactttactttattgctaaacacgttagccatagaagtagaagtaatcgttggcgtgacaacttcatgaagacacgatgatggagatcatggtgtcatgccggtgacgaagatgatcatggcgccccgaagatggagatcaaaggagcaaaatgatattggccatatcatgtcactattatgatcccttataataatttcaagaatgtgttccccctaactgcgcaccgttgcgaaggttcgttgtttcgaagcaccacgtgatgatcgggtgtgatagattctaacgttcgcatacaacgggtgttgacgagcctagcatgtacagacatggcctcggaacacacgcaatacacttaggttgacttgacgagcctaccatgtacagacatggcctcggaacacggaagaccgaaaggtcgagcatgagtcgtatagaagatacgatcaacatgaagatgttcaccgaccttgactagtccgtctcacgtgatgatcggacacggcctagttaactcggatcatgtttcacttagatgactggagggatgtctatctgagtgggagttcattgaataatttaattagatgaacttaattatcatgaacttagtctaaaatctttacaatatgtattgtagatcaaatggcccacgttgccctcaacttcaacgcgttcctagagaaaaccaagctgaaagatgatggcaacaactatacggactgggtccggaacctgaggatcatcctcatagctgccaagaaagattatgtcctagaagcaccgctaggtgaagcacccatcccagagaaccaagacgttatgaacgcttggcaatcacgtgttgatgattactccctcgttcagtgcggcatgctttacagcttagaaccggggctccaaaagcgttttgagaaacatggagcatatgagatgttcaaagagctgaaaatggttttccaagctcatgcccgggtcgagagatatgaagtctccgacaagttcttcagttgtaaaatggaggaaaatagttctgtcagtgagcacatactcaaaatgtctgggttacacaaccgcttgtctcagctgggagttaatctcctggatgacgcggtcattgacagaatccttcagtcgcttccaccaagctacaagagctttgtgatgaacttcaatatgcaggggagggaaaagaccattcctgaggtatattcagtgctgaaatcagcggaggtggagatcaaaaaggaacatcaagtgttgatggtgaataaaac
The sequence above is a segment of the Aegilops tauschii subsp. strangulata cultivar AL8/78 chromosome 6, Aet v6.0, whole genome shotgun sequence genome. Coding sequences within it:
- the LOC109758234 gene encoding protein CANDIDATE G-PROTEIN COUPLED RECEPTOR 7-like, which codes for MGTSVAVTVAFAVVLFLARATHAEIRTTLIVSDARPLILFEQFGFARGGKAALSIRRSAWNLRPGSRLAGVDPTLMGFVLISGTQFPKINNASQYAAADPGGGSFCVLTSGFAVPMIRLSDVPPGGATSILSIDDPDEYAVVFNNCQEGAEVTMDVRTEMYNVRGGVPDGLRDYLPVGLQPLPNIYTVVSVVYFVFLAVWVWTCLRKRAAAERIHVVMGALLLFKALKMACAAEDTWYVESTGTPHGWDVAFYVFGFFKGVLLFTVIVLIGTGWSFLKPYLQEREKNVLMIVIPLQVIENLVLVVIGETGPTGRDWVVWNHVFLLVDVICCCAVFFPIIWSIRGLREASKTDGKAARNLHKLTLFKRFYIVVVGYLYFTRIIVSAFLAVLNYKYQWGVNVAVEAASFAFYVFVFYNFHPVEKNPYLYVGDDEEESAGGQLEMDERAF